Proteins encoded in a region of the Inquilinus sp. KBS0705 genome:
- a CDS encoding DUF421 domain-containing protein, producing the protein MQAQDIHITDWMRILVGEVPTTFYIELLIRAIFVYLVLMVSMRSMGKRMSSQLSRNELAALVSLAATVGIPMMAPDRGIMPAVVIAFVLIATERIIAKRAFQNENFENYSQGKVGALVSDGVINMKELKRVSLSHERVLAQMRSEGLLQLGEVSRFYMEASGSFTLMRNPKQTPGLSILPPWDDPLRDCFVEHPEKKVCMQCGFPQKGNGHPYHNCPNCGNEKWVTAVEEVNNS; encoded by the coding sequence ATGCAAGCACAGGATATACATATTACCGACTGGATGCGCATCCTTGTAGGCGAGGTACCGACCACCTTTTATATCGAATTGCTGATAAGAGCCATTTTTGTATATCTCGTACTAATGGTATCTATGCGTAGCATGGGTAAGCGCATGTCTTCGCAACTTAGCCGTAACGAGCTTGCCGCGTTAGTTTCTTTGGCTGCAACGGTAGGTATACCGATGATGGCACCTGATAGAGGAATTATGCCGGCTGTAGTTATAGCATTTGTGCTGATCGCTACAGAGCGCATCATAGCCAAAAGAGCCTTTCAAAACGAAAACTTCGAAAATTATTCACAGGGTAAAGTAGGCGCTTTGGTTAGTGATGGAGTTATAAATATGAAAGAGTTAAAACGCGTAAGCCTATCGCATGAGCGTGTATTGGCACAAATGCGATCTGAGGGCTTATTACAGTTAGGTGAGGTTTCCCGCTTTTATATGGAAGCCAGCGGATCGTTTACACTGATGCGTAACCCAAAGCAAACACCCGGCTTATCCATACTCCCTCCCTGGGATGACCCATTGCGCGATTGTTTTGTGGAGCATCCGGAAAAAAAGGTGTGTATGCAATGCGGCTTTCCGCAAAAAGGTAATGGGCACCCCTATCATAACTGCCCTAATTGCGGTAACGAAAAATGGGTTACTGCTGTAGAAGAAGTTAATAACAGCTAA